The DNA region ATTAGTTAACACAAATTCTCCGCCTTCTTCATGTACACGTTCTGCAGTTTTCCATGCTATTGAGTTTGGATCTAATGCTCCAAATATGATTCCTTTTTTTCCTTTTAATAAATTGAATGACATATTAATAGTTGTTTCGTTTTTTTGTTATGAGATTTCAAATGTATAAAATAACTTTTTACTTTAAGTGATATTAATTTAATAATTGTTTAGCATGAGCTATTGCTGAATCTGATATTTTTGTTCCTCCAAGCATTTGAGCTAATTCTACTACTCTTTCGTCATAATCTAATTTAATTAAATTTGAAGTAGTTACATTATTAATATCTTCTTTATACACTTTAAAATGTGTATTTCCTTTTGCTGCTATTTGTGGTAAATGTGTAATGCTAAATACTTGCATTTGCTTACTCATTTGTGACATAATATCTGCCATTTTATTTGAGATTTCGCCAGAAACGCCAGTATCTATTTCATCAAAAATAATACTTGGTAGTTTTATGTATTGTGATAATATAGCTTTTATTGCTAGCATTATTCGCGATAATTCTCCACCTGAAGCCGCCTTTTTTAATGTATTAAATTGTCCGCCTTTATTTGCTGAAAATAAAAAACTTAATTGATCTTTACCATTACTTAAAAAGTCTGATGCAGGTATTAATGTAATTTCAAATTGTGCATTTGGCATTCCTAGTTTAGCAAGAATATTCTGCAATTGTCGAATTAAATTAGGTATTGCTTTATTGCGTTTTTCTGTAATAATTTTGGCTTGATTATTAAGTGTTTGTTTTATTTCTTCTATTTGGTTTTGTTTATCTACTATATCCTTATCTACATTTTCTGTAGCTTCAACTTTAATTGATAATTCTTCTTTAATTTTTATTAATTCTAACACATTTTGCGCAACGTGTTTTTGCATCAAATTATTTATAAGTGCAAGTTTAGCATCTACTTGTTCTAATCTAGATGGATTAACTTCTAAAATAGAGTGATAATTATCTATATCTGTCACCACATCATCAAGCTCTATTAAACAGCTATTTACGCGATTAAAAATATCTATATATTTATCTGAAATTGTTGAAAGTTTTTGAAGATTGTTTTTTACTTCTCTTAAGTTTTCTATAATTCCTACTTGCTCTTCTGTTAGTAATTGATTAGAACTCTCTAACTTTTCTTGTATTGCTTCAACATTACTTAAAACCTCATATTCTTCTTCTAAATCTTGCAACTCGCCTTCTTTAAGTTTTGCTTCTTCTAACTCTTTAAGTAAAAAAGAATTATAATCGTGTTCTTTTATAGCTTCTGCTTGAAATTGTTTTAATTCTAATAATTCCTTTTGAAGTATTTTATATGTTTTTAATGTCGTAGTATAAGACTTTAAATCTGCTTCTGTTTTTGCTAAAGCATCAATTACTTGAAACTGAAAACTATCATCTACTAATTGTAATGTTTCATTCTGTGAATGAATATCTATTAATTGTTCTCCTAGCTTTTGTAAGCTTGAAAGATTTACAGGCGAATCGTTTACAAAAGCTCTTGATTTTCCTGATGGTAAAATTTCTCTTCTAACAATTGTTTGCTCTTCATAATCCAAATCTTCTGAAGCAAATAATGGTTTTAATTTATAGTTAGAAATATTAAAAGTTGCTTCTATTATGCATTTTTTTTCAGGATTTTTTAGGCTTGACAAATCTGCTCTTTTTCCTAATATTAAAGATAATCCACCAAGTAATATAGATTTTCCTGCACCAGTTTCGCCAGTAATAATAGTAAAACCGTCATTAAAATTTACTTGCATTTGATCTATTAATGCATAGTTTTTTATAGTTAATCCTGTTAACATATAAGTAAGATATATTGATGGTTATTTAATAACTAATCCTAAAACTTAATATTTCGCCATTTTGAAGAATGCATTGGCGCAACTTTATTTAAAACATCTACCAATTCTACGATTTCTACACTTGGTCCATCTGAAAAGATTTGTTCGATTTCTTCTGCTTTGGCATCAAAAAATATTCTAGCTAAATAAGAATTTGGTCGTCTTCTGTTCATCTCTTTAAAATTTAAAAGCGATGTTGCAATTTGGTTTTTTGCGTCTTTTAAATTCGTACTAAATTGATCTAAGCCTTTACGGTGATAACTGTACATGACTTGTCTAAACTCTTTATAAGTTGGCGACATCAAATTATCTATTAAAGCAAATCTACTTTGTAAACCGTCTTCTAATTTCCAACCTTTATAATTATTTTGTTGAGAAAAGTTATTAATATTTTGTGCTTGTTTGAAGTATACATCACCTCCATTTTCTTCAAAACTATCTGCGTCCATACCTAATATCATATATACATGAAAGGATAATACCGAAATTAAATTAGACACATATTGATTTGGATTGTAAATTATATTTTGAAACTCGACATAATCAAAAGAAAAGTCTTTATCATTTATGTTATAGATTGGTGTTGTATAAGAGGCTCCAAAAACTGGTCTAGAAGATTGTATTTGTAACGTTGCGTTGTAATTATTTCCAGAATACTCTGTGATATTTATTACTAAATTACAATTAATACGTTCTTGAGGTTTAAACTCTTTATTTGTCCATTTTGTATTAGTAATAAATTCGGTTAGCTGGTTCTCTAGAGTTTTAAATTGTTGTAAATTTTCATTACCCGTTAATTGTGCATTTACAACTACAGTTGCATTAAACTCTTGAGCAAAACTAATACATTGAGTAAGTAAAATTAATACAAAAAGAAAATTACGCATTTATTGCAGTTATTATAGTGTTTATTATATCTGTTGCGACTTCGGTTTTAGATTTTAACTTAAATGTACTAATGTTTTCGTCTTTATCTATTAACGTAACTTTATTAGTGTCTGATTTAAAACCTGCACCTTTGTCCTGTAACGAATTTAATACAATTAAGTCTAAATTCTTTCTTTTTAGTTTGCTTTTTGCATTTTCTACTTCATTATTAGTTTCTAAAGCAAATCCTACTAAAAACTGACTTGTTTTTATTTCTCCTAAAGATGCTAACACATCTTTTGTTTTTTCTAGCTCTAAAGTTAACGTAGCATCTTTCTTTTTTATTTTTTGATTGGCTACATTTTTTGGTTTGTAGTCTGCAACTGCTGCTGCTGCTATAACAATATCACTATTAGAATAATATTTATGTGCAGCCTCGTACATATTTAAAGCACTAACAACAGGAACTATAGTAATTAAATTGTGATTTACTGTTTGATGTGTTGGACCAGAAATTAAAATAACTTCTGCACCTAAATTTGCTGCTGCTTTGGCTATCTCGAATCCCATTTTTCCTGAAGAATGATTTCCTATAAATCTAACTGGATCTATAGCTTCATACGTTGGTCCAGCAGTAATCATAACTTTTTTTCCGTTTAACGGTAGTCCGTTTAAAATATCCTTTTCTATAAACGATACGATATCTTCTGGCTCTGCCATTCTTCCTTGTCCAACTAATCCGCTAGCTAATTCACCAGAAGTTGCAGGTATCATTACATTACCAAATGCTTGTAATTTACTAAATGAATTTAAAGTAGATGGATGTTTATACATATCTAAATCCATTGCTGGAGCAAAATATACTTTACATTTTGCCGATAGATACGTTGCTAATAATAAATTATCGCAAGTTCCATTAGCCATTTTTGATAATGTATTTGCTGTTGCTGGCGCTATCACAAAATAGTCTGCCCAAAGCCCTAACTCTACATGGTTATTCCAAGTAGCGTTTTCGTCTTCTTCGTCTGTAAATGTGGAATATACAGGATTTTTGGAAAGTGTAGATAATGTAAGCGGAGTTACAAAATCCTTAGAAGCAGGTGTCATGACTACTTGTACATTGGCACCTGCTTTTATAAATTGTCTAACTAAAGTTGCTGTTTTATAAGCAGCTATACCAGCGCTTACGCCTAACAGTATATTCTTGCCACTTAAAATAGACATGCGATTACTTTTTGTTATCTTCTTCTGTGTTTCTGTAATAGATTTTATTATCTAACCATTCTTTAACTGCTAAAGCATGTGGTTTAGGTAATTTTTCGTAAAATTTAGAAACTTCTATTTGCTCTTTGTTTTCAAAGATTTCTTCTAAACTATCGTTATAAGTAGCAAATTCTTCTAACTTTTCAATTAATTCTTTTTTAATTTCAGAATTAATCTGCTCTGCTCTTCTTGAAATGATAGAAATAGCTTCGTAAATATTGTTTGTTGGCTCATCTATAGCATTTCTATTGTAAGTAGTTGTTGTTGATGGCGCATCGATTTTCTTTAAATCCATAGTATTAGATATTTGTGCTATATTTTTGTAATTGTTCTTTCAGGTCTTCGTTCATTTTATCGGCATCTGCTATAAACTCTGATCCTGAGTATAATCTTTTAAATGCGTTGTAATAAGTAATTGCGTCTTCTAATCTTTGCTTTTTCTTATACTCAACACTATTTATTGCTAATCTGTAAGCAGAATCAAATCTGTAATATAACGCTTTTTCGCGTAATGTAGATCCAGGAAAATCTGCTATAAAATTATCAAATGTTTTTATTGAAGCTTTATAATCTGTAATGTGATTATATTGTTTTGCTATACTGTAAGCTTTTAATTCTAATTTATATTCTAAATCTTTTACCGTTTTATTTATCTCTGGCATATGACTAGAGCTTGGATAAAGATTTGCAAATAGTTGTAATTTTTCTAAAGCATTTTGTGTTTCATGTTGGTCTTTAGAATATACTGGAGACAAAGCTGCATAACTCATAGCACTTTTGTAGTACGCTTCTTCTAACTTTTCACTTCTTGGGTAAGCAGATGTAAAACGTTCAAATTGGTAACCTGCAAGGTACTCTTCTCCTGTTTGGTAATATGTATCTGCGTAAAGAAACATTAATTTTTCTGCTTGAGGTTTACCTCTGTAAGCAGGAACAATTTGTTCAAATAAACGGTTAGCTTTGGTATACTTACCTTCGTTATACAATTGTTCTCCTAATTGAAACTTTGCAGCGATATCTTCAGATTTTAAAACTTTTTGATATTCACTACACGAATTAAAAAAAACTAATGCGACTAAAATATAAATTAAATGCTTCATAAAATTTTAACGAAGCGCAAAAATACGCTATTTATATGGATTTTAAAAATATTATTTAATTGCTAAAATAATTGTTAGCTTGTACTTTAGTATAGGTTTAAGTATAATTTAACTTTTATAAGGTGTTATACTATCTATCTTATCAAAATCTAATATAAGTTTACCGTCTTTATTGTAATAAAATGCTGGATTAAATTTATAATTTAGCTTTAAATCTTTAAAGTTGTAAGAATGTATTTGATGGACTTCTTGATTAAAGGATTGATCAAAATAAGTTATCATTACCACAAGCTCTGCATTTAAAAGATTTAATTCTTCATTTTTATATTCTATTAGCGGACTATCTTGATCTATTTCATGAACTATTGTCCATGTTGTTGGCAAATAATTTATTTGTTCGCGTTCTAATTTTAAGTTGTAAAACGATCGCTTATATTCGTTTTTATTATTCAACTTAGATAAAGCTAATGTTACAGTTGCTTTAGGTTTAATCATAACATTAGACCTATTATTTACTAATCTAAACATTATGGCTTTTGTAGTATTAAAATCCCTGAAAATTAAATTTTCACTAAATCTAATTGATGCTTTGGGTTTAGAGAATCGACCGTAAATTAACCCGGTTAAAAATGCAAACATGGATAGACCTAAAAACGCTTCAAAAGAAGATATAAAACCACTTAACATTCCATTTGGTGCTAAATACCCGTAACCTAAAGTGGTTAATGTTTGCGCCGAGAAAAATAATGCTGTTATAAAATTTTCTAATACACTATTGGTTGGCACCATTATTTGATCTACACCTATTAATAAATAGATTAGAGCAAATAACACATTTACTGCTGTAAATGCGACTATTGCTAATAAAAAAAATCTGGTCCAAGTGATGTTTATTAAGTAATGATAAGTATCTAAAATATTAGTCCTTTTATTTACTCTGTTTACATTAAAACTACCGTCAGAATTCATAATGCTTTGCGCAAATTCTGACGATTGTTCTCCTAAACCTGGATCTTTTATTTTTTTTGGCATTTAGATTGTTTTAAGCGCTTCTTTGATTTGCGCTTGCAATTCTTCTGTTGCTTCTACTAATGGCAATCTTACTTTATCACTACATAAATTTAAAGCTTTTAAAACAGCTTTGATACCAGCTGGATTATTTTCAGCAAAAATTAAATCTATCATTTTCATTAATTTAAAATGAATTTTATAAGCTTCTTTAGCTTTTCCTTCTAGACCTAATTGTATCATTTCACAAAATGGTTTTGGTAAACCTTGACCTATCACAGAGATTACTCCTGCGCCGCCAGCAAGTACAATACCTAAAGCCAAATCGTCGTCACCAGATATCACTGAAAAATCTTCTGGTTTATCTCTTAATAACTCTAAATATTGTTGTACGTTATTACCTGCTTCTTTTACCGCTACAACATTTTCAAAATCTCTAGCTAATCGTAAAGTTGTTGAAGGCTCCATGTTTTTGGCAGTTCTTCCTGGTACATTGTATAGAATTACAGGTATTGGACAAGCTTCTGCAACAGCTTTAAAATGTTGGTACATACCTTCTTGTGTAGGCTTAGAATAATATGGAGAAACAGATAATATTCCTGCAAAATCAGATAAATCTGTAGATTTAATTTCTTCTATAACAGCTGCTGTATTATTACCACCAACACCTAAAACTAAAGGTAATTGTCCTGCATTTGCTTCTTTTATAGTTTGTATAATTTCTTGTTTTTCTTGTTTAGTAATGGTTACACTTTCTCCTGTTGTACCACTAATTACGATGTAATTTGTACCATTTTCTATATTGTAGTTTACAATTTTTTTTAACGACTCGTGATCTACACTTCCATCATTATTAAATGGTGTTACAATTGCTATTCCTGTTCCTAAAAAAGGGTTATTCATCACTATAATTTATTTAAAATATTTAAGTATTTAACCAATTCTGTTTCAAATATGGTTGTATTGTTTATGTCTATATCTAGAATTAAATCGTTTACTTGTTCTTCTGCTAAAACACCAACTTTAAATTTTGCTTTTGTTATTGCTGATAAGAAAACAAGAGGTAATTTACTGGTTTTGTAAAAACTAATTAGCAAATCAAAATCTGTATTTGTAAAGGTTTTTAAAATATCTGTTTTTACGGTTCCTTTCCAACCTAAATCCTTTTTTGTAAAATTTAGGTCGTAAACATTTACTTCTTTTTGTTTTGGATTTACTAAAGCTATAATTTTAAGGTTAGTTGGATTTACGTTTAGTGTAGTAGACAAAGATTGCAGCCAATTTAAATCTTTAAATTCGCTTTGATCTACTATTACTCCTACTGTATTGATTTTATTTGTGTTAGAATCTACTACTCTATTTTTAACACATTTATCAATATAGTTTTTATTAGATTTTTCTTTTAAACCTTTTAAAATCATTTATCTTTATTGCTTTGTTACAAAGGTACTAATTGTAACAAGAAATTAACTTGAAATTTTTCAACTTTATTATGCAAAATAAAACGTTAGTATTGCTAATATTATTAAGTCTAGTGTTTTCTTGTAAACAAGACTTAAGCTTAACTAAAATAGAAGGTAAGCAAATACCAATCACAGATTCTATAGTCGCAGATAGCGACATAGACAACTTTATAAAACCTTACAGAGAAAGTCTTGAAAAAGACATGAATAAAGTCCTTTCTTATGCTCCAGAAACGTACCATAAAAACGACGGAGAATACAACACTGCTATTGGTAATTTAATGGCTCATATTGTTTTAAAAGAAGGCAATGCTATCTTTAATAAAAGAACTGGAGAAAACATTGATATAGTCTTGTTAAATCATGGTGGAATTAGAGCTCCAATTAACAAAGGAAACATAACTACAGAAACTGCTTTTCAAGTTATGCCTTTTGAAAATAGCATTGTAGTTGTTGCTTTGAAAGGTGCTCAAATAGATAGTCTTACGCATTACTTAAGTCAATCTAAAAAAGCGCATCCAATTGAAGGTTTACAACTAACTATAGACAAGGATTTTAACATCACAAAAGCCTTAGTTGATAATCAACCAATAGACTCTAACAAAACCTACTATGTAGCAACCAACGATTATTTATATAATGGTGGCGACAGAATGCGTTTTTTTAAAACCAACGATACCGTTTATTCTTTAGATTATAAAATTAGAAACGCAATGATTGATTATTTTTCTAAAGTAGACACAATACGACCTGTAATAGATAATAGATTTATTCAAACTAAATAAAATGAAACGTAGAGATTTTATACAACAAGCTACAGCAGCAACTGCTTTTGCTACAATTGGAGGATATGGATTTTCTTCGTTTACAAGTAAAAGCGCTAAAAAAATTACAATCTTACATACTAACGATGTACACAGTCATATAGATGCATTTGGACCAGAAGATGGCAGAAATGCTAATCAAGGTGGCGTTGCTAGACGCGCTACATTAATAGAGTCTATTAGGAATGAAAATCCTAATACACTTTTATTAGATGCAGGCGATATTTTTCAAGGTACACCTTATTTTAATTATTATGGTGGCGAATTGGAATTTAAACTTATGAGTAAGCTTAAA from Mesoflavibacter profundi includes:
- the recN gene encoding DNA repair protein RecN — translated: MLTGLTIKNYALIDQMQVNFNDGFTIITGETGAGKSILLGGLSLILGKRADLSSLKNPEKKCIIEATFNISNYKLKPLFASEDLDYEEQTIVRREILPSGKSRAFVNDSPVNLSSLQKLGEQLIDIHSQNETLQLVDDSFQFQVIDALAKTEADLKSYTTTLKTYKILQKELLELKQFQAEAIKEHDYNSFLLKELEEAKLKEGELQDLEEEYEVLSNVEAIQEKLESSNQLLTEEQVGIIENLREVKNNLQKLSTISDKYIDIFNRVNSCLIELDDVVTDIDNYHSILEVNPSRLEQVDAKLALINNLMQKHVAQNVLELIKIKEELSIKVEATENVDKDIVDKQNQIEEIKQTLNNQAKIITEKRNKAIPNLIRQLQNILAKLGMPNAQFEITLIPASDFLSNGKDQLSFLFSANKGGQFNTLKKAASGGELSRIMLAIKAILSQYIKLPSIIFDEIDTGVSGEISNKMADIMSQMSKQMQVFSITHLPQIAAKGNTHFKVYKEDINNVTTSNLIKLDYDERVVELAQMLGGTKISDSAIAHAKQLLN
- the porD gene encoding type IX secretion system protein PorD, whose translation is MRNFLFVLILLTQCISFAQEFNATVVVNAQLTGNENLQQFKTLENQLTEFITNTKWTNKEFKPQERINCNLVINITEYSGNNYNATLQIQSSRPVFGASYTTPIYNINDKDFSFDYVEFQNIIYNPNQYVSNLISVLSFHVYMILGMDADSFEENGGDVYFKQAQNINNFSQQNNYKGWKLEDGLQSRFALIDNLMSPTYKEFRQVMYSYHRKGLDQFSTNLKDAKNQIATSLLNFKEMNRRRPNSYLARIFFDAKAEEIEQIFSDGPSVEIVELVDVLNKVAPMHSSKWRNIKF
- the coaBC gene encoding bifunctional phosphopantothenoylcysteine decarboxylase/phosphopantothenate--cysteine ligase CoaBC, which produces MSILSGKNILLGVSAGIAAYKTATLVRQFIKAGANVQVVMTPASKDFVTPLTLSTLSKNPVYSTFTDEEDENATWNNHVELGLWADYFVIAPATANTLSKMANGTCDNLLLATYLSAKCKVYFAPAMDLDMYKHPSTLNSFSKLQAFGNVMIPATSGELASGLVGQGRMAEPEDIVSFIEKDILNGLPLNGKKVMITAGPTYEAIDPVRFIGNHSSGKMGFEIAKAAANLGAEVILISGPTHQTVNHNLITIVPVVSALNMYEAAHKYYSNSDIVIAAAAVADYKPKNVANQKIKKKDATLTLELEKTKDVLASLGEIKTSQFLVGFALETNNEVENAKSKLKRKNLDLIVLNSLQDKGAGFKSDTNKVTLIDKDENISTFKLKSKTEVATDIINTIITAINA
- a CDS encoding DNA-directed RNA polymerase subunit omega translates to MDLKKIDAPSTTTTYNRNAIDEPTNNIYEAISIISRRAEQINSEIKKELIEKLEEFATYNDSLEEIFENKEQIEVSKFYEKLPKPHALAVKEWLDNKIYYRNTEEDNKK
- a CDS encoding outer membrane protein assembly factor BamD; the encoded protein is MKHLIYILVALVFFNSCSEYQKVLKSEDIAAKFQLGEQLYNEGKYTKANRLFEQIVPAYRGKPQAEKLMFLYADTYYQTGEEYLAGYQFERFTSAYPRSEKLEEAYYKSAMSYAALSPVYSKDQHETQNALEKLQLFANLYPSSSHMPEINKTVKDLEYKLELKAYSIAKQYNHITDYKASIKTFDNFIADFPGSTLREKALYYRFDSAYRLAINSVEYKKKQRLEDAITYYNAFKRLYSGSEFIADADKMNEDLKEQLQKYSTNI
- a CDS encoding ion channel — translated: MPKKIKDPGLGEQSSEFAQSIMNSDGSFNVNRVNKRTNILDTYHYLINITWTRFFLLAIVAFTAVNVLFALIYLLIGVDQIMVPTNSVLENFITALFFSAQTLTTLGYGYLAPNGMLSGFISSFEAFLGLSMFAFLTGLIYGRFSKPKASIRFSENLIFRDFNTTKAIMFRLVNNRSNVMIKPKATVTLALSKLNNKNEYKRSFYNLKLEREQINYLPTTWTIVHEIDQDSPLIEYKNEELNLLNAELVVMITYFDQSFNQEVHQIHSYNFKDLKLNYKFNPAFYYNKDGKLILDFDKIDSITPYKS
- the dapA gene encoding 4-hydroxy-tetrahydrodipicolinate synthase, which produces MNNPFLGTGIAIVTPFNNDGSVDHESLKKIVNYNIENGTNYIVISGTTGESVTITKQEKQEIIQTIKEANAGQLPLVLGVGGNNTAAVIEEIKSTDLSDFAGILSVSPYYSKPTQEGMYQHFKAVAEACPIPVILYNVPGRTAKNMEPSTTLRLARDFENVVAVKEAGNNVQQYLELLRDKPEDFSVISGDDDLALGIVLAGGAGVISVIGQGLPKPFCEMIQLGLEGKAKEAYKIHFKLMKMIDLIFAENNPAGIKAVLKALNLCSDKVRLPLVEATEELQAQIKEALKTI
- a CDS encoding DUF6913 domain-containing protein; this encodes MILKGLKEKSNKNYIDKCVKNRVVDSNTNKINTVGVIVDQSEFKDLNWLQSLSTTLNVNPTNLKIIALVNPKQKEVNVYDLNFTKKDLGWKGTVKTDILKTFTNTDFDLLISFYKTSKLPLVFLSAITKAKFKVGVLAEEQVNDLILDIDINNTTIFETELVKYLNILNKL
- a CDS encoding 5'-nucleotidase C-terminal domain-containing protein, giving the protein MQNKTLVLLILLSLVFSCKQDLSLTKIEGKQIPITDSIVADSDIDNFIKPYRESLEKDMNKVLSYAPETYHKNDGEYNTAIGNLMAHIVLKEGNAIFNKRTGENIDIVLLNHGGIRAPINKGNITTETAFQVMPFENSIVVVALKGAQIDSLTHYLSQSKKAHPIEGLQLTIDKDFNITKALVDNQPIDSNKTYYVATNDYLYNGGDRMRFFKTNDTVYSLDYKIRNAMIDYFSKVDTIRPVIDNRFIQTK